The DNA region CTTGCTGTTtagcattaacgttagcctactacaTCATTCCAAATTGATGAAGCCCAtctcctttttttgttttccctTTTCAGTCGGATATGCAAAGCTGGGAAGAGCAAAGTCAAGGGGCCATCTATACAGTGGAGTATGCATGCAGGTAATATATTGAGGATTAAACTAAAGGGTCaccaaaaaacatgttgctttttAGAGTGTAATGTCTGTAGGCCTTAGattctcactttttttttctccacagtGCTGTAAAAAGCATGACCAACAGCAGTCTCTACTTCAAAAGCATAGAGGGATTGCTCCGTCAGACCATCTCTATGAAAGAGCAGATAAACAATACCCAAGGCCGCAGGTAGAGGTCATAATTCACATAATTTATCACTCAGCCAGAATGCACATCACCCCTTGTAAAACTGTAAGCAAAGGACATTATCAGAGAAAAACGtaatctcatttttttttttatcacagtcTGTTGGTCCTTTATTCGTTCTGTTATCTTTCATATATGATATGGCAGCATTTTTtacctgacatcaccatcagttccttgaccccccccccctttagtTCATTCTGTTCATTCTATTTCATTTGTTGTcatgtttctgtttgttttcatgtgtgtgtgatgacacaTTAGTGATGTAAGCCCCACTCCTCATCCCCTTGACCCTTCCCCATCCTCTGCCTCCTGATCACTGACCAGCAGTGGGAAACTGTGTCCAAGGTTAGTGTCCCTTAATCACAATGAACTCACCAGTGAGAAACTTTACTACTCCTCTGTAAGCATATTGAGCAGTATGTCTTAATTCAAAAGTCATTCGGAGTCCTATTTTCTCTTTCCATACATATCAGGCCCCAGACAAAACCAATATCTAGGATTGCTCAAAGTTCAATGTAGGTCTGAAAACGTAATTGGTTGACAAACAGTAAGACCAGTTTCTCCCCCACCTCCTTACATGTCCATAATCTGCcatataaaaacaataccaaagaTGCTTAAAACATTGTTCAACAGTAAAGTGGGCTTACATTGTTAAACAAATGAAATCTTTTTTCAGAGATTTTTCAAGTGAGAATAGAGCAAAGACATAGGCTAGTATTTCTTGCCATTGTAACAGGCTGCTTAGTAGGCTGAGTGAGTGAACTTGTCAACTGATTTTGTAGTTTGCCAGTTTTATCACTGCCCACATATCTCAGATCTAATAGATCTTTATCAAATGGTGACACAAATACAAGTTcagttggtctgtgtgtgtttggtcataTTTTAGAGCTCAGTGCTGTTTATAATGTCTATCTACTGACCAAAGGGTCATACACACTTTGATAACAGTTTCAATCCAATTAGGGTTAAATGGTTCCTTTAGGCCTTGTAGTTAACAAGTTAATTGTTATGCCTAATTATTGTATTTAAACAAACCAGTTTCCAAATAGACTGTTAAAAAAATTCTATTTATTGGAAATTATTTCAGTCGGTATGGAAAGTGACATAACTAATATGTCATGAACTAATAAGTTAATataacaatacaaaaatatcaAATGAGAGCATTTTTCTGGTTCAGCGGT from Alosa alosa isolate M-15738 ecotype Scorff River chromosome 9, AALO_Geno_1.1, whole genome shotgun sequence includes:
- the borcs8 gene encoding BLOC-1-related complex subunit 8 isoform X2; translated protein: MDDQEMQLKVKRVTDKFTESMYVLANEPSVALYRLQEHVRRSLPELVQHKSDMQSWEEQSQGAIYTVEYACSAVKSMTNSSLYFKSIEGLLRQTISMKEQINNTQGRSDVSPTPHPLDPSPSSAS